One window of the Trifolium pratense cultivar HEN17-A07 linkage group LG2, ARS_RC_1.1, whole genome shotgun sequence genome contains the following:
- the LOC123911300 gene encoding high affinity sulfate transporter 2-like, whose translation MSMEEIKSNPSSRKHGDDILPNIHKVASPPKQTLFQDFKHNFNETFFSDDPFAKFKNQTVSRKFVLGLQSVFPIFDWGRGYNLKSFKGDLIAGLTIASLCIPQDIAYASLAHLDPHYGLYTSFVAPLVYAFMGSSRDIAIGPVAVVSLLLGTLLTDEISDYKSPEYLRLLFTATFFAGITQMALGILRLGFLIDFLSHAAIVGFMGGAAITIALQQLKGLLGIKHFTTKTDIISVMKSVFSAAHHGWNWETILIGVSFLAFLLTTKYIAKKNKKLFWVAAISPMICVIVSTFCVYITRADKKGVAIVKYIKRRVNPVSASDIYFSGNYLSAGIRIGVIAGMVALTEAVAIGRTFAAMKDYSIDGNREMVALGTMNVIGSMTSCYVATGSFSRSAVNYMAGCKTAVSNIVMSFVLLLTLLLITPLFKYTPNAVLASIIIAAVLNLIDIKAAILLWKIDKFDFLACMGAFFGVVFHSVEIGLLIAVAISFAKILLQVTRPRTVVLGKLSGTTVYRNILQYPKAEQIPGMLIVRVDSAIYFSNSNYIKERILKWLTDEEILRTSSEYPSIQYLIVEMSPVTDIDTSGIHAFEDLLKSLKKRDVQLLVANPGPIVIEKLHASKISDLIGEDKIFLTVGDAVATFGPKGADL comes from the exons ATGTCCATGGAGGAAATAAAAAGCAATCCTTCTTCACGTAAACATGGTGATGATATTCTTCCAAATATTCACAAAGTTGCAAGTCCTCCTAAGCAAACACTTTTCCAAGATTTCAAACATAATTTCAATGAAACTTTTTTCTCTGATGACCCTTTTGCCAAGTTTAAGAATCAAACAGTATCAAGAAAGTTTGTTCTTGGATTACAATCGGTTTTTCCAATTTTTGATTGGGGAAGAGGTTATAACCTTAAAAGTTTTAAGGGTGATTTGATTGCTGGACTCACCATTGCTAGTCTTTGCATTCCTCAG GATATTGCATATGCAAGTCTTGCACATTTGGATCCACATTATGGACTAT ATACTAGTTTTGTTGCACCTCTTGTGTATGCTTTCATGGGAAGTTCAAGAGATATTGCTATAGGACCAGTAGCTGTTGTGTCCCTCTTGCTTGGAACTTTGCTTACAGATGAGATCAGTGATTACAAAAGTCCCGAATACCTGCGTCTCTTATTTACTGCAACTTTCTTTGCAGGAATCACACAAATGGCACTTGGAATTTTAAG GCTTGGTTTCTTGATTGATTTTCTATCTCATGCTGCAATTGTTGGATTCATGGGTGGAGCTGCCATTACTATTGCACTTCAACAGCTTAAAGGTCTTCTTGGCATAAAGCACTTCACTACAAAAACTGATATTATTTCTGTCATGAAATCCGTTTTTAGTGCCGCCCACCATGGG TGGAATTGGGAGACAATATTAATTGGAGTATCATTCTTGGCTTTCCTTCTTACAACCAAATATATT GCTAAGAAGAACAAGAAACTCTTTTGGGTGGCTGCAATATCTCCTATGATATGTGTTATAGTGTCTACTTTTTGTGTCTACATTACAAGGGCAGACAAAAAAGGAGTAGCAATT GTGAAATATATTAAAAGGCGTGTGAATCCAGTATCTGCTAGTGATATATATTTCAGTGGAAATTATTTAAGTGCTGGTATTAGAATTGGTGTGATTGCTGGTATGGTAGCACTCACG gAAGCTGTGGCCATTGGAAGAACATTTGCTGCTATGAAAGACTATTCAATTGATGGTAACAGAGAAATGGTGGCGCTAGGAACAATGAATGTTATTGGTTCCATGACATCTTGTTATGTTGCTACAG GATCATTTTCGCGCTCAGCTGTGAACTACATGGCTGGTTGTAAAACTGCAGTATCAAACATAGTTATGTCCTTTGTGTTGTTGTTAACCTTGTTACTGATTACACCACTATTCAAGTACACTCCGAATGCAGTGCTTGCCTCAATTATCATAGCTGCTGTGTTGAACCTGATTGACATTAAAGCAGCTATTCTTCTTTGGAAGATTGACAAATTTGATTTTCTAGCATGCATGGGAGCCTTCTTTGGTGTCGTCTTCCATAGTGTTGAGATTGGCCTTCTAATCGCG GTGGCAATATCTTTCGCGAAAATCCTTTTACAAGTCACAAGGCCAAGGACTGTAGTACTTGGGAAGCTATCAGGGACAACTGTTTATAGGAACATCCTGCAATATCCTAAAGCAGAACAGATTCCTGGCATGCTGATTGTCAGGGTTGATTCTGCAATCTACTTTTCAAATTCCAACTACATTAAGGAAAG AATATTGAAGTGGCTAACTGATGAAGAGATTCTAAGGACATCAAGTGAATATCCAAGTATACAGTATCTCATCGTTGAAATGTCAC CTGTTACTGATATTGACACTAGCGGTATCCATGCCTTTGAAGATTTACTTAAAAGCCTCAAGAAAAGAGATGTTCAG CTTCTTGTGGCGAACCCGGGACCAATTGTAATTGAAAAGCTCCATGCATCGAAGATATCAGACTTAATAGGAGAAGATAAAATATTTCTAACAGTAGGTGATgctgttgcaacttttggtccAAAGGGTGCAGATTTATGA
- the LOC123910837 gene encoding high affinity sulfate transporter 2-like isoform X2: MSQVFSDGAVARAIDTEEINSNPTSRRHGADVLPHIHKVASPPRQTLFQDFKHNFNETFFSDDPFAKFKDQKGSRKFVLGLQSVFPIFDWARGYNLKSFKGDLISGLTIASLCIPQDIAYAKLAHLEPQYGLYTSFVAPLVYAFMGSSRDIAIGPVAVVSLLLGTLLSDEIKDTKSPEYLRLAFTATFFAGVTQMALGLLRLGFLIDFLSHAAIVGFMGGAAITIALQQLKGLLGIKNFTTKTDIISVMRSVFSVAHHGWNWETILIGLSFLAFLLTTKYIAKKKKNLFWVAAISPMICVIVSTFCVYITRADKKGVAIVRHIKKGVNPASASEIYFSGNYFTAGIRIGLISGMVALTEAVAIARTFAAMKDYSIDGNREMVALGTMNVIGSMTSCYVATGSFSRSAVNYMAGCKTAVSNIVMSFVLLLTLLVITPLFKYTPNAVLASIIIAAVLNLIDIKAAILLWKIDKFDFLACMGAFFGVIFKSVEIGLLIAVAISFTKILLQVTRPKTAVLGKLPGTTVYRNVLQYPKAAQIPGMLIVRVDSAIYFSNSNYIKDRILKWLTDEEILRTSSEYPSIQYLIVEMSPVTDIDTSGIHAFEDLLKSLKKKDVQLLVANPGPIVIEKFHASKLTGLIGEDKIFLTVGDAVSTFVPKATN, from the exons ATGAGTCAGGTTTTTAGTGATGGAGCTGTGGCAAGAGCCATAGATACAGAGGAAATAAATAGCAATCCAACTTCACGTAGACATGGTGCTGATGTTCTTCCACATATTCACAAAGTTGCAAGTCCTCCTAGGCAGACACTTTTCCAAGATTTCAAACATAATTTCAATGAAACTTTCTTCTCTGATGACCCTTTTGCCAAGTTTAAGGACCAAAAGGGATCAAGAAAGTTTGTTCTTGGATTACAATCTGTTTTTCCAATTTTTGATTGGGCAAGAGGTTATAACCTTAAAAGTTTTAAGGGTGATTTGATTTCTGGACTCACCATTGCTAGTCTTTGCATTCCTCAG GATATTGCATATGCAAAGCTTGCACATTTGGAGCCTCAATATGGACTTT ATACTAGTTTTGTTGCACCTCTTGTGTATGCTTTCATGGGAAGTTCAAGGGATATTGCCATAGGACCAGTAGCTGTTGTGTCCCTCTTGCTTGGCACCTTGCTTTCAGATGAGATCAAAGACACCAAAAGTCCTGAATACCTTCGTCTCGCATTTACTGCAACTTTCTTTGCAGGAGTTACTCAAATGGCACTTGGACTTTTAAG GCTTGGTTTCTTGATTGATTTCCTATCTCATGCTGCAATTGTTGGATTCATGGGTGGAGCTGCCATTACTATTGCACTCCAACAACTTAAAGGTCTTCTTGGCATAAAGAACTTCACTACCAAAACTGATATTATTTCTGTCATGAGATCCGTTTTTAGTGTCGCACACCATGGG TGGAATTGGGAGACAATATTAATTGGACTATCATTCTTGGCTTTCCTTCTTACAACCAAATATATC GCTAAGAAGAAAAAGAACCTGTTTTGGGTGGCTGCAATATCTCCTATGATATGTGTTATAGTGTCTACTTTTTGTGTCTACATTACAAGGGCAGACAAGAAAGGAGTAGCAATT GTGAGACATATTAAAAAGGGTGTGAATCCAGCATCTGCTAGTGAAATATATTTCAGTGGAAATTATTTTACTGCTGGTATTAGGATTGGTTTGATTTCTGGTATGGTAGCACTCACG GAAGCTGTGGCCATTGCAAGAACATTTGCTGCTATGAAAGACTACTCAATTGATGGTAACAGAGAAATGGTGGCACTAGGAACAATGAATGTTATTGGTTCCATGACATCTTGTTATGTTGCTACAG GATCATTTTCTCGCTCGGCTGTGAACTATATGGCTGGTTGTAAAACTGCTGTATCAAACATAGTTATGTCCTTTGTGTTATTGTTAACACTGTTAGTGATTACACCACTATTCAAGTACACTCCAAATGCAGTGCTTGCCTCGATTATCATAGCTGCTGTGTTGAACCTGATTGACATTAAAGCTGCTATTCTTCTTTGGAAGATTGACAAATTTGATTTCCTAGCTTGCATGGGAGCCTTCTTTGGTGTCATCTTCAAAAGTGTTGAGATTGGTCTTCTAATCGCG GTAGCAATATCTTTTACCAAAATCCTTCTACAAGTGACCAGGCCTAAGACCGCAGTACTTGGGAAGCTTCCCGGTACAACGGTTTATAGGAACGTCCTGCAATATCCCAAAGCAGCACAAATTCCTGGCATGCTGATTGTCAGGGTTGATTCTGCAATCTACTTTTCAAATTCCAACTACATCAAGGACAG AATATTGAAGTGGCTTACTGATGAAGAGATTCTAAGAACATCAAGTGAATATCCAAGTATACAATATCTCATCGTTGAAATGTCAC CTGTTACTGATATTGACACTAGTGGCATCCATGCTTTTGAAGATTTACTTAAGAGCCTCAAGAAAAAGGATGTTCAG CTTCTCGTGGCGAATCCGGGACCAATTGTAATTGAGAAGTTCCATGCATCAAAGTTAACAGGCTTAATCGGAGAAGATAAAATATTTCTAACAGTAGGTGATGCTGTTTCAACTTTTGTTCCAAAGGCTACAAATTAA
- the LOC123910837 gene encoding high affinity sulfate transporter 2-like isoform X1: MSQVFSDGAVARAIDTEEINSNPTSRRHGADVLPHIHKVASPPRQTLFQDFKHNFNETFFSDDPFAKFKDQKGSRKFVLGLQSVFPIFDWARGYNLKSFKGDLISGLTIASLCIPQDIAYAKLAHLEPQYGLYTSFVAPLVYAFMGSSRDIAIGPVAVVSLLLGTLLSDEIKDTKSPEYLRLAFTATFFAGVTQMALGLLRLGFLIDFLSHAAIVGFMGGAAITIALQQLKGLLGIKNFTTKTDIISVMRSVFSVAHHGWNWETILIGLSFLAFLLTTKYIAKKKKNLFWVAAISPMICVIVSTFCVYITRADKKGVAIVRHIKKGVNPASASEIYFSGNYFTAGIRIGLISGMVALTEAVAIARTFAAMKDYSIDGNREMVALGTMNVIGSMTSCYVATGSFSRSAVNYMAGCKTAVSNIVMSFVLLLTLLVITPLFKYTPNAVLASIIIAAVLNLIDIKAAILLWKIDKFDFLACMGAFFGVIFKSVEIGLLIAVAISFTKILLQVTRPKTAVLGKLPGTTVYRNVLQYPKAAQIPGMLIVRVDSAIYFSNSNYIKDRYVFSKFVHTPRSWLKLRLMNDSNTIYRILKWLTDEEILRTSSEYPSIQYLIVEMSPVTDIDTSGIHAFEDLLKSLKKKDVQLLVANPGPIVIEKFHASKLTGLIGEDKIFLTVGDAVSTFVPKATN, from the exons ATGAGTCAGGTTTTTAGTGATGGAGCTGTGGCAAGAGCCATAGATACAGAGGAAATAAATAGCAATCCAACTTCACGTAGACATGGTGCTGATGTTCTTCCACATATTCACAAAGTTGCAAGTCCTCCTAGGCAGACACTTTTCCAAGATTTCAAACATAATTTCAATGAAACTTTCTTCTCTGATGACCCTTTTGCCAAGTTTAAGGACCAAAAGGGATCAAGAAAGTTTGTTCTTGGATTACAATCTGTTTTTCCAATTTTTGATTGGGCAAGAGGTTATAACCTTAAAAGTTTTAAGGGTGATTTGATTTCTGGACTCACCATTGCTAGTCTTTGCATTCCTCAG GATATTGCATATGCAAAGCTTGCACATTTGGAGCCTCAATATGGACTTT ATACTAGTTTTGTTGCACCTCTTGTGTATGCTTTCATGGGAAGTTCAAGGGATATTGCCATAGGACCAGTAGCTGTTGTGTCCCTCTTGCTTGGCACCTTGCTTTCAGATGAGATCAAAGACACCAAAAGTCCTGAATACCTTCGTCTCGCATTTACTGCAACTTTCTTTGCAGGAGTTACTCAAATGGCACTTGGACTTTTAAG GCTTGGTTTCTTGATTGATTTCCTATCTCATGCTGCAATTGTTGGATTCATGGGTGGAGCTGCCATTACTATTGCACTCCAACAACTTAAAGGTCTTCTTGGCATAAAGAACTTCACTACCAAAACTGATATTATTTCTGTCATGAGATCCGTTTTTAGTGTCGCACACCATGGG TGGAATTGGGAGACAATATTAATTGGACTATCATTCTTGGCTTTCCTTCTTACAACCAAATATATC GCTAAGAAGAAAAAGAACCTGTTTTGGGTGGCTGCAATATCTCCTATGATATGTGTTATAGTGTCTACTTTTTGTGTCTACATTACAAGGGCAGACAAGAAAGGAGTAGCAATT GTGAGACATATTAAAAAGGGTGTGAATCCAGCATCTGCTAGTGAAATATATTTCAGTGGAAATTATTTTACTGCTGGTATTAGGATTGGTTTGATTTCTGGTATGGTAGCACTCACG GAAGCTGTGGCCATTGCAAGAACATTTGCTGCTATGAAAGACTACTCAATTGATGGTAACAGAGAAATGGTGGCACTAGGAACAATGAATGTTATTGGTTCCATGACATCTTGTTATGTTGCTACAG GATCATTTTCTCGCTCGGCTGTGAACTATATGGCTGGTTGTAAAACTGCTGTATCAAACATAGTTATGTCCTTTGTGTTATTGTTAACACTGTTAGTGATTACACCACTATTCAAGTACACTCCAAATGCAGTGCTTGCCTCGATTATCATAGCTGCTGTGTTGAACCTGATTGACATTAAAGCTGCTATTCTTCTTTGGAAGATTGACAAATTTGATTTCCTAGCTTGCATGGGAGCCTTCTTTGGTGTCATCTTCAAAAGTGTTGAGATTGGTCTTCTAATCGCG GTAGCAATATCTTTTACCAAAATCCTTCTACAAGTGACCAGGCCTAAGACCGCAGTACTTGGGAAGCTTCCCGGTACAACGGTTTATAGGAACGTCCTGCAATATCCCAAAGCAGCACAAATTCCTGGCATGCTGATTGTCAGGGTTGATTCTGCAATCTACTTTTCAAATTCCAACTACATCAAGGACAGGTATGTCTTTTCAAAATTTGTACACACTCCTAGATCATGGTTGAAATTGAGGCTGATGAatgattcaaacacaatttACAGAATATTGAAGTGGCTTACTGATGAAGAGATTCTAAGAACATCAAGTGAATATCCAAGTATACAATATCTCATCGTTGAAATGTCAC CTGTTACTGATATTGACACTAGTGGCATCCATGCTTTTGAAGATTTACTTAAGAGCCTCAAGAAAAAGGATGTTCAG CTTCTCGTGGCGAATCCGGGACCAATTGTAATTGAGAAGTTCCATGCATCAAAGTTAACAGGCTTAATCGGAGAAGATAAAATATTTCTAACAGTAGGTGATGCTGTTTCAACTTTTGTTCCAAAGGCTACAAATTAA
- the LOC123909884 gene encoding F-box/kelch-repeat protein At1g22040-like isoform X1, with product MGNILAPNNTKAGERAPISEVLPGEACKRQRLLSTSYEDNSRLIPSLPDEISVQILARVPRIRYLNLKSVSRAWKVALASSELFCLRKELGTAEEWLYILTKVNDDKLLWYALDPLSGRWQRLPLMPNVFVEDEAKKGLAAIPRRMWNMLGSSIRIADVIMNWLRRKDALDRMPFCGCSIGAVDGCIYALGGFSKASAMKSVWRYDPVKNCWTEVSPMSVGRAYSKTGILNGKLYVIGGVTRGRGGLNPLQSAEVFDPHTGTWSPLPNMPFAKAQILPTAFLADLLKPIATGMTSYRGRLYVPQSLYCWPFFVDVGGEVYDPDINSWLEMPVGMGNGWPARQAGTKLSVTVNNDLYALDPSSSLGSAKIKVYDEEGDTWKVVAGDVPIHDFVDSECPYLLASLLGKLHVITKDDNHNIAVLQADMQNDLASSQSLSSSPDSSFSELAESSEESETDIWRVFASRSGRSAELVSCQSLKV from the coding sequence ATGGGGAATATACTCGCTCCTAACAATACCAAGGCTGGGGAGAGGGCTCCAATAAGCGAGGTTTTGCCGGGTGAAGCTTGCAAGAGGCAGAGATTATTGTCAACATCTTATGAGGATAACTCAAGACTCATACCTTCCCTTCCTGATGAGATATCAGTTCAGATTCTGGCTAGAGTTCCTCGCATCCGTTATTTGAATCTCAAGTCGGTTTCTCGTGCTTGGAAGGTGGCCCTTGCGAGTTCTGAACTATTTTGTTTAAGAAAAGAACTTGGAACAGCAGAGGAGTGGCTGTACATATTGACAAAAGTCAATGACGATAAACTTTTATGGTATGCCTTAGACCCTCTTTCTGGAAGATGGCAAAGATTACCTCTAATGCCAAATGtttttgttgaagatgaagcCAAAAAGGGTCTTGCTGCCATTCCCCGTCGGATGTGGAACATGTTGGGTTCAAGTATCAGAATTGCTGATGTTATTATGAACTGGCTTAGAAGGAAAGATGCCTTGGATCGGATGCCGTTTTGTGGTTGCTCCATTGGAGCTGTTGATGGCTGCATCTATGCTTTAGGTGGATTTTCTAAAGCTTCGGCTATGAAATCTGTTTGGCGGTATGATCCTGTTAAAAACTGTTGGACTGAGGTTAGTCCAATGTCAGTTGGCAGAGCTTACAGCAAGACAGGTATATTGAATGGTAAGCTTTATGTTATTGGAGGGGTTACTAGGGGTCGTGGTGGATTGAATCCCCTTCAATCTGCAGAAGTATTTGATCCGCACACTGGTACGTGGTCCCCGTTACCAAACATGCCTTTTGCAAAAGCTCAGATACTACCAACTGCTTTTCTGGCTGACTTGCTCAAGCCTATTGCCACAGGAATGACTTCATACAGGGGAAGGTTGTATGTTCCTCAGAGTTTGTATTGTTGGCCATTTTTTGTTGACGTTGGGGGAGAAGTTTATGATCCAGATATAAATTCTTGGCTTGAAATGCCAGTTGGTATGGGCAACGGTTGGCCGGCAAGGCAAGCTGGAACAAAATTGAGTGTTACTGTCAATAATGATTTGTATGCACTTGATCCTTCAAGCTCTCTCGGCTCTGCAAAGATTAAGGTATATGACGAGGAAGGTGATACTTGGAAAGTTGTTGCGGGAGATGTTCCTATTCACGATTTTGTTGATTCAGAATGTCCTTATCTTTTAGCTAGTTTACTTGGAAAACTTCATGTGATTACTAAAGATGACAATCACAACATTGCAGTGTTGCAAGCTGACATGCAAAATGATTTAGCTTCCTCCCAGTCGTTGTCATCATCGCCGGATAGCTCATTCAgcgaacttgctgaatcatcaGAAGAATCAGAGACAGACATTTGGAGGGTTTTTGCTTCTAGGAGTGGTAGATCTGCTGAGCTAGTTAGCTGTCAATCCCTTAAAGTTTGA
- the LOC123909884 gene encoding F-box/kelch-repeat protein At1g22040-like isoform X2: MGNILAPNNTKAGERAPISEVLPGEACKRQRLLSTSYEDNSRLIPSLPDEISVQILARVPRIRYLNLKSVSRAWKVALASSELFCLRKELGTAEEWLYILTKVNDDKLLWYALDPLSGRWQRLPLMPNVFVEDEAKKGLAAIPRRMWNMLGSSIRIADVIMNWLRRKDALDRMPFCGCSIGAVDGCIYALGGFSKASAMKSVWRYDPVKNCWTEVSPMSVGRAYSKTGILNGKLYVIGGVTRGRGGLNPLQSAEVFDPHTGTWSPLPNMPFAKAQILPTAFLADLLKPIATGMTSYRGRLYVPQSLYCWPFFVDVGGEVYDPDINSWLEMPVGMGNGWPARQAGTKLSVTVNNDLYALDPSSSLGSAKIKCCKLTCKMI, translated from the exons ATGGGGAATATACTCGCTCCTAACAATACCAAGGCTGGGGAGAGGGCTCCAATAAGCGAGGTTTTGCCGGGTGAAGCTTGCAAGAGGCAGAGATTATTGTCAACATCTTATGAGGATAACTCAAGACTCATACCTTCCCTTCCTGATGAGATATCAGTTCAGATTCTGGCTAGAGTTCCTCGCATCCGTTATTTGAATCTCAAGTCGGTTTCTCGTGCTTGGAAGGTGGCCCTTGCGAGTTCTGAACTATTTTGTTTAAGAAAAGAACTTGGAACAGCAGAGGAGTGGCTGTACATATTGACAAAAGTCAATGACGATAAACTTTTATGGTATGCCTTAGACCCTCTTTCTGGAAGATGGCAAAGATTACCTCTAATGCCAAATGtttttgttgaagatgaagcCAAAAAGGGTCTTGCTGCCATTCCCCGTCGGATGTGGAACATGTTGGGTTCAAGTATCAGAATTGCTGATGTTATTATGAACTGGCTTAGAAGGAAAGATGCCTTGGATCGGATGCCGTTTTGTGGTTGCTCCATTGGAGCTGTTGATGGCTGCATCTATGCTTTAGGTGGATTTTCTAAAGCTTCGGCTATGAAATCTGTTTGGCGGTATGATCCTGTTAAAAACTGTTGGACTGAGGTTAGTCCAATGTCAGTTGGCAGAGCTTACAGCAAGACAGGTATATTGAATGGTAAGCTTTATGTTATTGGAGGGGTTACTAGGGGTCGTGGTGGATTGAATCCCCTTCAATCTGCAGAAGTATTTGATCCGCACACTGGTACGTGGTCCCCGTTACCAAACATGCCTTTTGCAAAAGCTCAGATACTACCAACTGCTTTTCTGGCTGACTTGCTCAAGCCTATTGCCACAGGAATGACTTCATACAGGGGAAGGTTGTATGTTCCTCAGAGTTTGTATTGTTGGCCATTTTTTGTTGACGTTGGGGGAGAAGTTTATGATCCAGATATAAATTCTTGGCTTGAAATGCCAGTTGGTATGGGCAACGGTTGGCCGGCAAGGCAAGCTGGAACAAAATTGAGTGTTACTGTCAATAATGATTTGTATGCACTTGATCCTTCAAGCTCTCTCGGCTCTGCAAAGATTAAG TGTTGCAAGCTGACATGCAAAATGATTTAG
- the LOC123908585 gene encoding aminotransferase ALD1, chloroplastic-like translates to MFSPNSLQPRMMLVNRFSCTLKNQSVKIGHCSKVPRNVNMEKLQHGYLFPEIERHELLHLKKYPNANVIDLGIGDTTKPLPTIVTSRMVDFVRGLSTAEGYKGYGPEQGEKALRKAIAAEIYKNLDIKPSEVFVSDGAQCDISRLQLLMGPKLKIAVQDPSFPAYIDSSVIIGHAGKFVDRIGKYENIEYMTCGPQTAFFPDLHTISRPQLIFFCSPNNPTGHAATRKQLQQLVDFAKVNGSIIIYDSAYSAYITDNSPKSIFEIPGAREVAIEVSSFSKLAGFTGVRLGWTVVPEELLYSNGFPVLHDFNRIVCTCFNGASSISQAGGLACLSPEGLNAVQSLVDYYMENARILVNALTSLGLTVYGGKNAPYVWIRFPGSKSWDVFAGILENTHIITIPGSGFGPGGEGYIRISAFGQRDSILEASERLKYLLYQEKL, encoded by the exons ATGTTTAGTCCAAATTCTTTGCAGCCTAGGATGATGTTAGTGAACAGGTTTTCATGCACATTGAAGAATCAAAGTGTGAAAATTG GACACTGCTCAAAGGTACCGCGGAATGTAAACATGGAGAAACTTCAACATGGTTATTTGTTTCCTGAG ATTGAAAGACATGAGCTTCTTCACTTAAAGAAGTACCCAAATGCAAATGTGATAGACCTTGGAATTGGTGATACTACAAAACCTTTACCAACAATTGTAACATCAAGAATGGTTGAT TTTGTACGTGGCCTTTCAACAGCAGAAGGTTATAAAGGATATGGACCTGAGCAAGGTGAAAAG GCTCTGAGAAAGGCAATTGCTGCTGAAATTTACAAAAATCTAGACATAAAACCTTCAGAGGTTTTTGTTTCAGATGGTGCACAATGTGATATTTCTCGTCTTCAG CTTCTTATGGGTCCAAAACTGAAGATAGCAGTACAGGATCCATCCTTTCCG GCCTACATAGATTCAAGTGTAATAATTGGTCATGCTGGCAAGTTTGTAGATAGAATTGGCAAATATGAAAACATAGAATACATGACATGTGGACCTCAAACTGCCTTCTTCCCGGATCTGCATACCATTTCAAGGCCACAACTTATTTTCTTCTGCTCTCCTAACAACCCTACTGGTCATGCAGCAACAAGGAAACAATTGCAGCAACTTGTAGATTTTGCCAAAGTTAATGGATCAATCATTATCTATGACTCTGCATATTCTGCTTATATCACAGATAATAGTCCTAAATCAATCTTTGAAATTCCTGGGGCAAGAGAG GTTGCAATTGAAGTGTCATCCTTCTCGAAATTAGCTGGCTTCACAGGTGTTCGCCTTGGTTGGACAGTGGTCCCCGAAGAACTGTTATATTCAAATGGTTTCCCCGTTTTGCATGATTTCAACCGCATAGTGTGTACATGCTTCAACGGAGCATCCAGCATATCTCAGGCTGGGGGACTAGCATGCCTTTCCCCAGAGGGTCTCAAT GCTGTGCAGTCCCTTGTTGACTACTACATGGAGAATGCAAGAATACTGGTTAATGCTTTGACCTCTCTTGGTCTAACAGTTTATGGTGGTAAAAATGCACCCTATGTTTGGATCCGTTTTCCTGGCTCAAAATCTTGGGATGTCTTTGCTGGAATTCTTGAAAATACACACATAATTACTATTCCAGGGAGTGGTTTTGGACCAGGTGGTGAAGGGTATATAAGAATTAGTGCTTTTGGCCAGCGAGATTCTATCCTTGAAGCTTCAGAGAGACTCAAATACCTTCTCTACCAGGAGAAATTATAA